Proteins from a single region of Chryseobacterium sp. W4I1:
- a CDS encoding sterol desaturase family protein has translation MLDFFTGEDGLENVYAWSIPLHATVILAEMIYSHVSEAKLYNKKDVATSIYLAVMNFGLDLMMKAFAMGVMFFFYNHRLFTWDFTVWYWLICFVITDFAYYVLHYVDHHSRAFWAVHITHHNSEYFNLTTGFRSPVLQPLYRYLYFSPLAFLGFNPWHIMVVYALGQVYGTWVHTQTVKRLGILEYILVTPSHHRVHHACNIKYLDRNMGMCLIIWDKIFGTFEKEDPSVPIKYGIYPKMPDNKPDTVLLYEWRKIWKDIRQPGLKISDRINYIFNSPGWRHDGTGKTVRQYQKDYLKKQAKRLEQTE, from the coding sequence ATGCTGGATTTCTTTACAGGAGAGGACGGGCTTGAAAATGTCTATGCATGGTCAATCCCACTTCATGCTACAGTTATTTTAGCAGAAATGATCTACAGTCATGTTTCTGAAGCTAAGCTATATAACAAAAAGGATGTTGCCACAAGTATTTACCTTGCAGTGATGAACTTTGGGCTGGATCTGATGATGAAGGCTTTTGCCATGGGAGTCATGTTTTTCTTTTATAATCACAGACTTTTCACTTGGGATTTTACTGTATGGTACTGGCTTATCTGTTTTGTGATCACAGACTTTGCCTATTACGTTTTGCATTATGTAGATCACCATTCCCGGGCATTCTGGGCAGTTCATATTACCCATCACAATTCTGAATATTTCAACTTGACGACAGGTTTTAGAAGCCCTGTGCTGCAGCCGCTTTACAGGTATCTGTATTTCTCTCCTCTGGCTTTTTTAGGTTTCAATCCATGGCATATTATGGTCGTTTATGCGCTGGGTCAGGTGTATGGAACCTGGGTGCATACTCAGACTGTGAAAAGGCTGGGCATTCTGGAATATATTCTGGTAACCCCCTCACATCATAGAGTCCATCATGCATGCAATATTAAATACCTCGACAGAAATATGGGAATGTGCCTCATTATCTGGGATAAGATTTTCGGAACCTTCGAAAAAGAAGATCCAAGTGTTCCCATAAAATATGGTATCTATCCAAAAATGCCGGACAACAAACCGGACACTGTTCTTCTTTATGAATGGCGAAAGATCTGGAAGGATATCAGACAGCCGGGACTGAAAATTTCCGACAGAATCAATTATATTTTCAATTCGCCAGGTTGGAGGCATGATGGTACCGGAAAAACGGTAAGGCAATACCAAAAAGACTATTTAAAGAAACAGGCCAAAAGACTGGAACAAACAGAATAA
- a CDS encoding polyprenyl synthetase family protein: protein MANIVEEIKRPINEEMKLFEQKFYESMQSKVPLLDKVTRFIVTTKGKQMRPMFVFLCAKLVGEITEKTYRGASMIELIHTATLVHDDVVDESFKRRNFFSINALWKNKIAVLVGDYLLSKSVLLSTDHKDYDLLGVISRTIREMSEGELLQLEKARKLDITEEVYYEIIRQKTATLIAACCEIGVLSNNADEALAKKMMDFGTYTGMAFQIKDDLFDYLSSNFIGKPVGIDIKEQKMTLPLIYTLKNASEKDKKYYFNTIKRYNNDQKRVKELIDFVKNSGGMDYAIKVMKDFQQKAKDILNEFPDSEPRKSLHSMLDYVIERKF, encoded by the coding sequence TTGGCAAATATCGTAGAAGAAATCAAACGACCGATCAATGAGGAAATGAAACTTTTCGAGCAGAAGTTTTATGAATCGATGCAGAGCAAAGTGCCTTTATTGGATAAAGTAACCCGTTTTATTGTTACTACCAAAGGGAAGCAGATGCGTCCAATGTTTGTATTTCTCTGTGCAAAGCTGGTAGGGGAAATCACAGAAAAAACTTACCGTGGAGCTTCTATGATTGAGCTGATTCATACGGCAACTTTGGTTCATGACGATGTCGTAGATGAAAGCTTTAAGCGTCGTAATTTTTTTTCAATCAATGCTTTATGGAAAAATAAAATTGCTGTTTTGGTGGGAGATTACCTTTTGTCAAAATCAGTGCTTCTGTCTACAGACCATAAAGACTACGATCTTTTAGGAGTAATTTCAAGAACGATCCGTGAAATGTCCGAAGGTGAACTTCTGCAATTGGAAAAGGCTAGAAAACTGGATATTACCGAAGAAGTTTACTATGAAATTATCCGTCAGAAAACCGCGACTCTGATTGCTGCATGCTGCGAGATAGGAGTTTTATCCAATAATGCAGATGAGGCACTTGCTAAAAAAATGATGGATTTCGGGACGTATACAGGGATGGCATTTCAGATTAAAGATGACCTTTTTGATTATTTAAGTTCAAATTTTATCGGAAAGCCGGTGGGAATTGATATTAAAGAGCAGAAAATGACGCTTCCTTTGATTTATACACTGAAAAATGCAAGCGAGAAAGATAAGAAGTACTATTTTAACACGATAAAGCGCTACAATAATGACCAAAAGCGTGTTAAAGAACTTATAGATTTTGTAAAAAATTCCGGTGGTATGGATTACGCCATTAAAGTCATGAAAGATTTTCAGCAGAAGGCAAAAGATATCCTGAATGAATTTCCGGATTCTGAACCCAGAAAATCACTGCACAGTATGCTTGACTATGTAATTGAAAGAAAATTTTAA